The Pseudodesulfovibrio sediminis genome includes the window TCCAGCAGGAAATGCCCGCAGGCTTCGGAGTAGTCATCCAGGTCGCGTGCCAGCGCTGCCGATGAGGCGTAGGTGCTAGGCCAGAAGGCTCGGATGACCCGATCGGCTCCCACCTGCCAGCAGAAGGTACTGTCCTGTCCACCGTGAAGCTGTGCCGCGTGCAGGCCGCACCGCTCCATGATGTCGAGTACTTCTTTGGCCGTCTGGTTCACGAACACGCCCACTTTGGTTACACCGGTCTTGACCGAGGCCACAAAGTCTGGGTCCACATTTCGTGGACTTTTCGGATGGAAGATGAAACCGAGCAGGTCTGCGCCGAGTTCGACGCAGAGTTCGACATCCTGCATGCGGGTCATGCCGCAGATCTTGACGAGTGGGCGGGGCATGTTACTTGGCTCCTGTGAGTTCGGCCAGCTTTTCGCCGGGGTTCTCCGCCTCCATGAGGGAAGTCCCGATAAGGATGGCGTCAAAGCCGAGGCTGGCCATTTCTTCTACCTGTGCGCGTTCGGATACGCCGCTTGCGCAGATCCACAGTTCGTCATCCTGCTTTTGCTTGATGAAGTGACGACCCTGATCCAGGGAGATCTCAAGGGTGTCGAGGTTGCGATTGTTCACCTGAATGATGTCGGCACCGGCTTCGCGGGCCATGTCGAGGTCTGCCTGGTCGAATACCTCGACCACGGG containing:
- a CDS encoding phosphoribosylanthranilate isomerase; protein product: MPRPLVKICGMTRMQDVELCVELGADLLGFIFHPKSPRNVDPDFVASVKTGVTKVGVFVNQTAKEVLDIMERCGLHAAQLHGGQDSTFCWQVGADRVIRAFWPSTYASSAALARDLDDYSEACGHFLLDAGNTGQGGTGQTIDFGILQDIEIQTPWFLAGGLGPHNLKAALALNPPGLDINSGVEQAPGIKDENKLREVFDIIAANE